The stretch of DNA TCGCAGATGCGCGCACGACGCTCTCCCAGCTCGACGCCGCGATCTCGAACGTGGCTTCGCTTCGAGCGAGCTTCGGTACGGTGCAGAATCGGCTCGAGTCGTCGATTCGATCGCTGGCGGTCTCCCAGGAGAACACGTCGGCCGCCGAGTCGCGGATCCGCGACGTGGACTTCGCGAGTGAGACGGCGGAGCTGACCCGGAACCAGGTGCTCCAACAGGCGGGCATCTCGGTCCTGGCGCAGGCGAACGTCTCGACCCAGAGCGCGCTGTCGCTGCTCGGCTAGCGCACGAAACAACTTGGCGTCCGGGGCGTTCCCGGACGATCGAAACGGTGATCGGATCCGGGCCATGGATGGCATGGGCCGGTCACCCAGCAGGACGACGGTCTCACGAAGGATTCAGTGAGATCCGGATCGTCGAGGAGGAGCTCCCGCGATGGGACTTCGAGTCAATTCGAACGTGGCGTCGATCAACGCCCAGCGAAACCTGGTCAACTCGACCGGGAATCTCCAGAAGAGCCTTCAGCGCTTGTCTTCCGGTCTCCGCATCACGCGGGCGGCGGACGACGCGGCAGGCCTGGCGATCTCGGAAGGGTTCCGAGCCGACATCCGCTCGATCGGTCAGGCCCAGCGGAACGCCAACGACGGTATCTCGCTGCTGCAGGTCGGTGAAGGCGCGCTCAACGAGGTGAGCTCGATCCTGATCCGTCAGCGCGAGCTGGCGATCCAGGCGGCCAACGGAAC from bacterium encodes:
- a CDS encoding flagellin FliC, producing the protein MGLRVNSNVASINAQRNLVNSTGNLQKSLQRLSSGLRITRAADDAAGLAISEGFRADIRSIGQAQRNANDGISLLQVGEGALNEVSSILIRQRELAIQAANGT